A part of Pararoseomonas sp. SCSIO 73927 genomic DNA contains:
- a CDS encoding ABC transporter ATP-binding protein produces the protein MPKGLAGVLDGLFRRRRGAAARRAEAPAPDARLPLRERPATAGPLLSAEGLNKAYGGVRPARDVSARLTPGHIHALIGPNGAGKSTLINMLSGVVRPDSGRTLFQGEPLGRASSHVVCRRGIARTFQNLRLFRDLSVRDNVLLGQHTRMRNGFLSSSLGLPLAWREERAAEARVAEILRFLGLSGLADQPAGALPYGLQRRVELARALATEPYLLLLDEPAAGLNPQETAELGRILLRIRDQGITMLLVEHHMDLVMAISDHVIVLDYGAVIAEGAPAAVQADPRVMAAYLGTDEAEPEPQAESRLAVGA, from the coding sequence ATGCCAAAGGGGCTGGCCGGCGTGCTGGACGGCCTGTTCCGCCGCCGGCGCGGCGCCGCCGCCCGCCGCGCGGAGGCGCCCGCCCCGGATGCGCGCCTGCCGCTGCGCGAACGGCCCGCGACAGCGGGCCCGCTGCTCTCGGCGGAGGGCCTGAACAAGGCCTATGGCGGCGTCCGCCCGGCGCGCGACGTCTCCGCCCGCCTCACCCCCGGCCACATCCACGCGCTGATCGGCCCGAACGGGGCGGGGAAGAGCACGCTCATCAACATGCTTTCCGGCGTCGTGCGGCCGGATTCCGGGCGCACCCTCTTCCAGGGTGAACCCCTGGGGCGGGCATCCTCGCACGTCGTGTGCCGGCGCGGCATCGCCCGCACCTTCCAGAACCTGCGCCTGTTCCGCGACCTCTCCGTGCGCGACAACGTGCTGCTGGGCCAGCACACGCGGATGCGGAACGGCTTCCTCTCCTCCTCTCTCGGCCTGCCGCTCGCCTGGCGGGAGGAGCGGGCGGCGGAGGCGCGGGTGGCGGAGATCCTGCGCTTCCTCGGCCTCTCCGGCCTCGCGGACCAGCCCGCGGGCGCCCTGCCCTACGGCCTGCAGCGCCGGGTGGAGCTCGCCCGCGCCCTGGCGACGGAGCCGTACCTGCTGCTGCTGGACGAGCCGGCGGCCGGGCTGAACCCGCAGGAGACGGCGGAGCTCGGGAGGATCCTCCTCCGCATCCGCGACCAGGGCATCACCATGCTGCTGGTGGAGCATCACATGGACCTCGTCATGGCGATCTCCGACCACGTGATCGTGCTGGACTACGGCGCCGTCATCGCGGAGGGCGCGCCGGCCGCCGTGCAGGCCGATCCGCGCGTGATGGCCGCCTATCTCGGCACCGACGAGGCCGAGCCCGAGCCGCAGGCGGAGAGCCGGCTGGCGGTGGGGGCGTGA